One region of Camelina sativa cultivar DH55 chromosome 6, Cs, whole genome shotgun sequence genomic DNA includes:
- the LOC104791716 gene encoding protein NRT1/ PTR FAMILY 5.4, with protein MADSTALITRRTRGGWNAAIFIIVVEMTERFAFYGLASNLLTFLTNELGQSTATAAKQINTWIGVSCMFPILGGFLADSILGRFKTVLLSSFIYLFGMVMLPLSVTVVARRMREKAFFMALYVMAVGEGGHKPCVMTFAADQFGESNAEEKAAKTSFFNYWYLAIVLSSSIAVLALIFIQERVSWSIGFSIIAGSVGIGITIFLIGIPKYRKQAVPVGSPLTRVAQVIVAALKKWRLSSTSHHYGLCYDEDESESTNASKMVYLLARTNQFRFLDKATIIDEIDHNTSTKKRNPWRLCSVNQVEEVKLILRLIPIWISLIMFCATLAQLNTFFLKQGSMMNRTIGDHFTIPPAAFQSIVGVTILILIPLYDRVFVPMVRKITNHHSGITSLQRIGVGLFVATFNMMICGLVEAKRLRVARDHGLIDSPKEVVPMSSLWLLPQYILVGIGDVFTIVGMQELFYDQMPETMRSIGAAIFISVVGVGSFVSTGIISTVQTISKSHGEEWLVNNLNKAHLDYFYWVIASLNAVSLCFYLFIANRFVYKKLQDKANDVEGEREV; from the exons ATGGCAGATTCAACCGCCCTCATCACTAGACGAACCAGAGGAGGCTGGAACGCTGCCATTTTCATCATCG TTGTGGAGATGACAGAGAGATTTGCGTTCTACGGTCTTGCAAGCAACCTATTAACGTTTCTAACAAACGAGCTTGGCCAGTCCACGGCTACCGCGGCCAAGCAGATCAACACATGGATCGGTGTTTCTTGCATGTTCCCTATTCTCGGGGGTTTTCTAGCAGACTCAATCCTAGGCCGCTTCAAAACCGTTCTCTTGTCTTCTTTCATCTATCTTTTT GGAATGGTAATGTTGCCATTGTCTGTCACGGTTGTGGCGCGGCGGATGAGAGAAAAAGCGTTCTTTATGGCATTGTATGTGATGGCGGTTGGAGAAGGAGGACACAAGCCATGCGTTATGACCTTCGCGGCTGACCAGTTCGGAGAATCCAACGCAGAGGAGAAGGCAGCAAAAACATCATTCTTCAATTATTGGTACTTGGCCATCGTCCTTAGTTCTTCCATTGCTGTTCTTGCTCTCATCTTCATTCAG GAACGAGTGAGTTGGTCAATAGGATTCAGCATAATAGCAGGAAGTGTAGGAATAGGTATAACCATATTTCTAATCGGTATTCCAAAATATCGAAAGCAAGCAGTTCCGGTGGGAAGCCCTCTCACGAGAGTAGCTCAGGTCATCGTCGCTGCTCTCAAAAAATGGAGATTGAGCTCCACGAGCCACCACTATGGCCTCTGCTACGATGAGGACGAGTCAGAGTCAACAAATGCTAGTAAGATGGTATATCTTCTTGCCAGAACCAATCAATTCAG ATTTCTTGATAAAGCTACAATAATTGATGAGATTGATCATAATacttcaaccaaaaaaagaaacccaTGGAGGTTATGTTCCGTGAACCAAGTGGAAGAAGTAAAGCTAATATTGAGGCTCATACCAATTTGGATAAGCTTGATAATGTTCTGTGCCACACTTGCTCAGCTCAACACATTCTTCTTAAAGCAAGGAAGCATGATGAACAGAACCATTGGAGATCACTTCACCATTCCTCCTGCTGCTTTCCAAAGCATTGTTGGTGTCACCATCCTTATCCTCATTCCTCTTTACGATCGAGTTTTTGTCCCCATGGTCCGTAAGATCACCAATCACCATTCTGGAATCACATCTCTCCAGAGAATCGGCGTTGGCTTATTTGTCGCTACTTTTAACATG ATGATATGCGGGCTTGTGGAGGCAAAGAGACTTAGAGTTGCAAGAGATCATGGATTAATTGACTCTCCAAAAGAAGTTGTTCCAATGAGTAGCTTGTGGTTACTTCCCCAATACATACTAGTTGGTATTGGCGACGTGTTCACTATCGTTGGTATGCAAGAGCTTTTCTATGATCAAATGCCTGAAACTATGAGAAGTATTGGTGCAGCGATATTTATTAGTGTTGTTGGAGTTGGAAGTTTTGTTAGTACCGGGATAATATCAACCGTTCAAACAATAAGCAAAAGCCACGGTGAAGAATGGCTCGTCAACAACCTTAACAAAGCACATCTTGATTACTTTTATTGGGTAATCGCATCGTTAAATGCTGTGAGCCTCTGTTTCTATCTGTTCATAGCTAACCGTTTTGTCTACAAGAAACTGCAAGACAAAGCTAATGATGTTGAAGGCGAAAGAGAAGTTTGA
- the LOC104791712 gene encoding protein SHI RELATED SEQUENCE 6, giving the protein MLGLRNIILFSPPPQITRPSPSPVNFASVEDTKTEKVCRDCGNRAKKECLFERCRTCCKSRGYNCATHVKSTWVPSSASTRSSSSSSERKKKLKLDKQSSSNVSILQNTTTSRQERSFKEGLPGKIEAPAVFRWTRVTAISNTEQAEIGYQATVTISGHVFKGFLHYYGVDHNKAFPCLSQK; this is encoded by the exons ATGCTAGGCCTTCGAAACATCATTCTCTTCTCTCCACCACCGCAGATAACACGGCCGTCTCCGTCGCCGGTTAACTTCGCGTCGGTGGAAGacaccaaaacagagaaagtgTGCAGAGACTGTGGAAACAGAGCAAAGAAAGAGTGTTTGTTCGAAAGGTGTAGGACTTGTTGTAAAAGCAGAGGATACAACTGCGCCACTCACGTGAAGAGCACGTGGGTTCCTTCTTCTGCAAGTACTCgctcttcatcttcgtcttctgagaggaagaagaagctcaaactCGACAAACAGAGTTCCTCTAATGTCTCGATCCTTCAGAATACTACTACTTCTCGTCAAG AGAGAAGCTTCAAAGAGGGATTACCGGGAAAAATCGAAGCTCCGGCGGTATTCAGATGGACGAGAGTAACGGCGATAAGCAACACCGAGCAAGCAGAGATTGGTTATCAAGCGACAGTAACTATAAGTGGTCATGTCTTTAAAGGCTTTCTTCATTACTATGGTGTTGATCATAACAAAGCCTTTCCATGTCTTTctcaaaaataa
- the LOC104791714 gene encoding uncharacterized protein LOC104791714 produces MVSLATQMILPSENGYRVWEDQTLFKWRKRDPHVTLRCHESVEGSLRYWYQRNNVDLTVSKSAVWNDDAVQAALDSAAFWVDGLPFVKSLSGYWKFFLAPKPANVPDKFYDTAFPDSDWNALPVPSNWQCHGFDRPIYTNVVYPFPNDPPHVPEDNPTGCYRTYFQIPKEWKDRRILLHFEAVDSAFFAWVNGNPVGYSQDSRLPAEFEISEYCYPWDSGKQNVLAVQVFRWSDGSYLEDQDHWWLSGIHRDVLLLAKPKVFIADYFFKSKLADDFSYADIQVEVKIDNMQESSKDLVLSNFVIEAAVYSTKNWYNSEGFSSELSPKVANLTLNPSPSPILGFHGYLLEGKLDSPNLWSAEQPNVYILVLTLKDTSGKVLDSESSIVGIRQVSKAFKQLLVNGHPVVIKGVNRHEHHPRVGKTNIESCMVKDIIMMKEYNINAVRNSHYPQHPRWYELCDLFGMYMIDEANIETHGFDLSGHLKHPAKEPSWAAAMLDRVVGMVERDKNHTCIISWSLGNEAGYGPNHSAMAGWIREKDPSRLVHYEGGGSRTSSTDIVCPMYMRVWDIVKIALDQNESRPLILCEYQHAMGNSNGNIDEYWEAIDNTFGLQGGFIWDWVDQGLLKLGSDGINRWAYGGDFGDQPNDLNFCLNGLIWPDRTPHPALHEVKYCYQPIKVSLTDGKMKVANTYFFHTTEELEFSWTIHGDGLELGSGDLSIPVIKPQNSFDMEWKSGPWFSFWNDSNAGELFLTITAKLLNPTRSLEAGHLVSSTQIPLPAKRQIIPQAIKKTDTIITCETIGDFIKISQQESWELMINVRKGAIEGWKTQGVLLMNEAILPCFWRAPTDNDKGGGDSSYFSRWQAAQMDNVEFLVESCSVKSITDKSVEIEFIYLGSPASGSSKSEALFKVNVTYLIYGSGDIITNWFVEPNSDLPPLPRVGIEFHIEKTLDRVKWYGKGPFECYPDRKSAAHVAIYEHNVGDMHVPYVVPGESGGRTDVRWVTFQNKDGVGIYASTYGSSSPMQMNASYYTTSELHRATHEEDLIKGQNIEVHLDHKHMGLAGDDSWTLCVHDKYLIPPQPYSFSLRLCPITAGTSVLDIYKDQLPC; encoded by the exons ATGGTGTCGCTGGCGACCCAAATGATTCTTCCTTCTGAGAATGGGTATAGAGTTTGGGAGGATCAGACCCTTTTCAAGTGGCGTAAGAGAGATCCTCATGTCACCTTGCGTTGCCATGAATCCGTCGAAG GTTCTTTGAGGTACTGGTATCAACGGAATAACGTGGATCTCACCGTATCAAAATCTGCTGTTTGGAATGATGATGCTGTTCAAGCTGCTCTTGATAGCGCTGCTTTTTGGGTCGACGGGTTGCCCTTTGTTAAGTCTTTATCTGGTTACTGGAAGTTTTTCTTGGCTCCTAAACCTGCAAATGTTCCAGATAAATTTTATGATACTGCATTTCCTGATTCAGATTGGAACGCTTTGCCCG TACCTTCCAATTGGCAGTGTCATGGATTTGATCGGCCTATCTATACGAATGTGGTGTACCCTTTCCCGAATGATCCTCCTCATGTTCCTGAGGATAATCCTACTGGTTGCTACAGAACCTACTTCCAGATTCCCAAAGAATGGAAGG ACAGAAGAATACTTCTTCACTTTGAAGCTGTAGATTCCGCATTCTTCGCTTGGGTAAATGGCAACCCTGTTGGGTACAG TCAAGACAGCAGGTTACCGGCTGAATTTGAAATATCTGAATATTGCTATCCATGGGACTCGGGGAAACAAAATGTTCTTGCTGTTCAAGTATTTAGATGGAGTGATGGTTCATACCTTGAAGACCAAGATCATTGGTGGCTGTCTGGTATTCATCGAGATGTGCTATTGTTAGCAAAGCCCAAG GTTTTCATTGCTGACTACTTTTTCAAGTCAAAATTGGCAGATGACTTTTCGTACGCAGACATTCAG GTCGAAGTGAAGATAGACAATATGCAGGAGTCCTCAAAGGATCTGGTTCTTTCTAACTTCGTCATAGAGGCTGCCGTATATAGTACTAAAAATTGGTACAACTCTGAAGGATTTAGTTCTGAACTCTCTCCCAAGGTGGCCAATTTGACGCTTAATCCTTCTCCAAGCCCAATTCTTGGATTCCATGGTTATTTGCTTGAGGGAAAACTGGATTCTCCAAATCTCTGGTCAGCTGAACAA CCAAATGTTTACATCCTCGTTTTAACCCTAAAAGATACATCTGGGAAAGTACTTGATTCTGAATCAAGCATTGTTGGCATTCGACAAGTATCAAAGGCCTTCAAACAGCTTCTTGTTAATGGGCACCCAGTCGTAATAAAAGGTGTAAACAGGCATGAGCACCATCCACGTGTTGGAAAAACGAATATAGAGTCCTGCATGGTCAAG GATATAATCATGATGAAAGAATATAATATCAATGCGGTGCGGAACAGTCATTATCCTCAGCATCCCCGCTGGTATGAATTATGTGATTTGTTCGGCATGTACATGATCGATGAAGCCAATATAGAGACACATGGTTTTGATCTCTCTGGGCATCTGAAGCACCCTGCAAAAGAGCCTAGCTGGGCAGCTGCAATGCTGGATCGAGTAGTTGGGATGGTTGAAAGAGACAAGAACCATACATGCATAATTTCTTGGTCACTGGGAAATGAGGCTGGCTATGGGCCAAATCATTCTGCCATGGCAG GTTGGATTAGAGAAAAGGACCCATCACGGTTGGTGCACTATGAAGGTGGTGGTTCCAGAACAAGTTCTACTGATATAGTCTGCCCAATGTACATGCGGGTTTGGGACATTGTCAAAATTGCGCTTGATCAAAATGAATCACGACCGTTGATATTATGCGA GTATCAACATGCTATGGGTAACAGCAACGGAAATATAGACGAGTACTGGGAGGCAATTGACAATACCTTTGGCCTGCAAGGAGGTTTCATATGGGACTGGGTTGACCAG GGACTATTGAAACTGGGTTCAGATGGCATCAATCGTTGGGCATATGGAGGGGACTTTGGTGACCAGCCTAATGATTTAAACTTCTGTCTCAATGGGCTTATATGGCCTGACCGAACTCCTCATCCAGCACTCCATG AGGTTAAGTATTGTTATCAACCAATAAAGGTTTCGTTGACGGATGGCAAGATGAAG GTAGCAAACACTTACTTTTTCCACACAACAGAAGAATTGGAGTTTAGTTGGACAATTCATGGGGATGGTCTTGAACTTGGATCTGGGGATCTCTCTATTCCTGTGATAAAGCCACAAAATAGTTTTGATATGGAGTGGAAGTCAGGTCCATGGTTTTCTTTCTGGAATGACTCAAACGCTGGAGAATTGTTTCTGACAATAACTGCCAAGCTTTTAAATCCTACTCGTTCGCTTGAAGCTGGTCATCTTGTGTCTTCAACGCAGATTCCTTTACCAGCAAAGAGACAAATAATACCACAG GCGATAAAAAAGACAGACACTATTATCACTTGTGAAACTATTGGAGATTTCATTAAGATCAGCCAGCAAGAATCATGGGAGCTAATGATAAATGTCCGAAAAGGAGCCATTGAAGGTTGGAAG ACACAAGGAGTTCTCCTTATGAACGAAGCTATTCTGCCTTGCTTTTGGCGAGCACCGACAGACAATGATAAAGGTGGAGGTGACTCTAGTTATTTTTCGAGGTGGCAAGCAGCACAGATGGATAATGTGGAGTTTCTTGTTGAAAGCTGTTCAGTAAAGAGCATCACTGATAAATCCGTAGAGATAGAGTTCATATACCTTGGTTCTCCAGCTTCTGGCTCTTCAAAGTCAGAAGCCTTATTCAAAGTCAATGTGACATATCTGATCTATGGTTCGGGAGATATCATCACCAATTGGTTTGTAGAACCAAACTCTGATCTTCCACCCCTACCACGTGTTGGTATAGAATTCCACATTGAAAAAACACTGGACCGTGTGAAATGGTATGGAAAAGGTCCATTTGAGTGTTACCCAGACCGAAAATCAGCAGCCCATGTGGCGATATATGAACACAATGTTGGAGACATGCATGTCCCTTATGTAGTTCCAGGAGAATCCGGGGGCAGAACAGATGTTAGGTGGGTGACATTCCAAAACAAGGATGGTGTAGGAATATATGCTTCAACATATGGTAGTTCTTCCCCAATGCAGATGAATGCTAGTTACTATACAACCAGTGAGCTTCATCGTGCAACACATGAAGAGGATCTTATCAAAGGACAAAACATCGAG GTGCATCTGGACCACAAACACATGGGCCTTGCAGGAGATGATAGCTGGACTCTGTGTGTACACGATAAATATCTGATTCCGCCCCAACCGTATTCGTTTTCTCTCAGGTTGTGTCCAATAACTGCAGGCACTTCAGTCTTAGACATCTACAAAGATCAACTTCCCTGCTAG
- the LOC104791715 gene encoding F-box protein At3g54460, with protein MRFFPRNQESPNDFCIRFWILTMAVSVELNDHKLCGFLCTVLSVDSPGLLQLGSSCSIFNDGSVTGFKSDNGIILSLINPTSNLKSLISSQGDHDDAEDCGTIGLETPQKRRKCVERGSSSNSSSGTRKSLKSKRRVPSGSKEKTGGGRKRGRSIGLVNGSLSVVQQLHALVAYKCLKIFSRVVKVDKGENGEERAVVLVDVYLPIALWSGWQFPKSQTTAAAVFKHLSCDWGLRVSILNGESIWEEANGRIKAIWDLSDCHVFDCKLLCYAPDSPKRRLFRLHEIFKSLPSPRYNDLSDSSRVLPSTDSCASGIWDLSDDVLISILMKLDVKELVSIAAVCRLLRSLTSLIVPCMNLKLFPHQQAAVSWMLERERKAEVFSHPLYLNFDTEDGFSFYVNSVTGDIITEAAPMVKDFRGGMFCDEPGLGKTITTLSLILKTQGTMADPPEGLPIVWCTHRGDKNCAYYEFTSDQFTSNGMLTVKRFLSPSSCRNQFSFEALRPQLESKSLPLKQARLMDQTFESKNPNFENEFETHIPASLDLKAQCRKSLGDVRKNLLHAYNGASELSEVMETKRIGSWKKCGMITGCKRKGPTDSDVERDIWIQCDSCSKWRRIIDEGVSVTGSAWFCSNNGDPAYQSCNNPEELWDRSQPIKYLQGFVTKGASGEEKDNISFFTSVLREHKSAVNSTVKKALLWLAKLPLEKLSQMETVGLSGPVLGLNKDALGFQRIFRAFGLKSRVDKGVIKWFYPKFLENLVFDVPALKVALCQPLDTVRLYLSKATLIVVPSNLVNHWITQIEKHVSPDQLRILLWTDHIQISPHSLAWDYDVVITTFRRLSAEWNPRKKSPMIQVHWLRVILDEGHTLGSSVSLTNKFQMAVSLIACNRWLLTGTPTPNTPNSQLSHLQPLLKFLHEEVYGENLKFWEAGILRPFEAEIEEGRLRLLQLLQRCMISSRKKDLQMIPPCIKKLTYLNFVPGHARSYNELVETVRRNILLADWNDPSHVESLLNSKQWKFRSNTIRNVRLSCCVAGHIKMTDAGHDIKETMDALLNSGLELSTEEFSIIENSLISGCNCKRCGEWCRLPVITPCRHLLCLDCVALDSERCTIPGCGHLYEMQTPETLARPENPNPKWPVPKDLIELQPSYNQDTWNPDWQSTSSSKVSYLVDRLRKLQESNRKSISSFNKTDSDNNLEYNPPGTSEAFSRKEFHGQDCGSQMVFVDKVLIFSQFLEHIHVIEQQLTTAGIKFGKMYSPMPSCNKMKSLAMFQNDADCMALLMDGSAALGLDLSFVTHVFLMEPIWDKSMEEQVISRAHRMGAKRPIYVETLTMRGTIEEQMMRFLEDAEKNDRLLSGDYVKAEQETTRSRRTLHDLAESNYLSHLNFVRSDGKMEFAASQLAGLKDHQLA; from the exons atgagattttttccaagaaatcaagaaagccCTAACGATTTCTGCATTCGATTTTGGATTCTGACGATGGCGGTTTCCGTTGAACTCAATGATCACAAACTCTGTGGTTTCCTCTGTACCGTTCTTTCCGTCGATTCGCCTGGTCTTCTTCAATTGGGCTCATCTTGTTCCATCTTCAATGACGGTTCCGTCACCGGATTCAAATCCGACAATGGCATCATCTTATCCCTAATCAATCCCACCTCTAATCTCAAATCCCTAATTTCGTCTCAAGGAGATCATGATGATGCTGAGGATTGTGGAACAATTGGATTGGAGACTCCACAGAAACGGCGCAAGTGCGTTGAGCGAGGGAGTAGTAGTAATAGTAGTAGTGGTACACGGAAGTCTCTGAAATCGAAGAGACGGGTACCATCCGGGAGTAAAGAGAAGACCGGAGGGGGAAGGAAGAGGGGAAGGAGTATAGGTTTGGTGAATGGAAGCTTAAGTGTAGTGCAGCAACTTCACGCTTTGGTTGCTTATAAATGTTTGAAGATCTTTTCTCGAGTCGTGAAGGTTGATAAGGGTGAGAATGGAGAAGAGAGAGCTGTTGTGTTAGTGGATGTTTACCTGCCTATTGCATTGTGGTCCGGATGgcaatttcctaaatcccaaaCTACTGCTGCTGCTGTGTTTAAGCACTTGAG CTGTGACTGGGGACTGAGAGTCTCAATCCTTAATGGGGAAAGTATTTGGGAAGAGGCCAATGGAAGAATTAAGGCCATCTGGGATCTATCTGACTGCCATGTGTTTGATTGCAAATTACTCTGTTATGCCCCAGATTCTCCAAAAAGAAGATTATTTAGACTACATGAAATCTTTAAGAGCTTGCCCAGTCCACGATATAATGATTTGTCTGATTCTTCTAGAGTATTACCGTCCACTGACTCTTGTGCATCTGGTATATGGGATCTCTCAGATGACGTTCTGATAAGCATACTGATGAAACTTGATGTGAAGGAACTCGTTAGCATTGCAGCAGTCTGCCGTCTCCTCAGATCATTGACCTCTCTAATTGTGCCATGTATGAATTTAAAACTCTTTCCTCATCAGCAGGCAGCGGTTAGTTGGATGCTGGAACGTGAGAGGAAAGCTGAAGTTTTCTCACATCCTCTTTACTTGAACTTTGATACTGAGGATGGTTTTAGTTTCTATGTGAATTCTGTGACTGGTGATATAATCACTGAGGCAGCTCCCATGGTCAAGGATTTCCGTGGGGGAATGTTCTGCGATGAACCAGGTCTCGGGAAGACTATCACAACATTATCCCTTATTCTGAAGACGCAGGGAACAATGGCTGATCCGCCTGAGGGACTTCCTATCGTTTGGTGTACACATAGAGGTGACAAGAATTGTGCTTATTATGAGTTCACGAGTGACCAGTTCACTTCTAACGGTATGTTAACAGTTAAGAGGTTTTTAAGTCCAAGCAGTTGTCGAAACCAGTTTTCTTTTGAAGCCTTACGTCCGCAGCTGGAGTCGAAATCGTTGCCACTTAAGCAAGCTAGGCTGATGGATCAAACATTTGAGTCGAAGAACCCAAACTTTGAAAACGAATTTGAAACTCACATCCCTGCTTCCCTGGATTTGAAAGCTCAATGTAGAAAGAGCTTGGGTGATGTCAGAAAAAATCTCTTGCATGCATACAATGGCGCATCTGAGCTCTCCGAAGTGATGGAAACTAAAAGAATCGGTAGTTGGAAGAAATGTGGTATGATAACTGGTTGCAAGAGAAAGGGTCCTACGGATTCGGATGTGGAAAGAGATATTTGGATACAGTGTGATTCTTGCTCAAAGTGGCGGAGAATAATAGATGAAGGTGTATCTGTTACTGGTTCTGCATGGTTTTGTAGCAACAATGGTGACCCTGCATATCAGAGTTGTAATAATCCTGAAGAATTATGGGATAGATCTCAACCCATAAAATACTTGCAAGGGTTTGTTACTAAGGGAGCCTCTGGTGAAGAAAAggataatatttctttcttcacCAGTGTCCTTCGGGAACACAAGTCTGCAGTAAACTCAACCGTAAAGAAAGCCTTACTTTGGCTTGCTAAACTCCCTCTTGAGAAGCTTTCACAGATGGAAACAGTTGGCTTATCTGGTCCAGTGTTGGGTTTGAATAAAGATGCCCTTGGGTTCCAGAGAATATTTCGAGCATTTGGTCTTAAGAGTAGAGTTGACAAGGGTGTTATTAAATGGTTTTACCCCAAGTTTCTTGAGAACCTAGTATTTGATGTACCTGCCCTCAAAGTTGCTCTCTGTCAGCCGCTGGATACAGTTAGACTGTATCTGTCAAAAGCAACTCTAATTGTCGTCCCCTCAAATTTAGTTAATCATTGGATAACACAGATCGAGAAACATGTTAGCCCTGATCAGCTTCGTATTCTCCTTTGGACGGACCACATACAAATTTCTCCACACAGCTTGGCTTGGGATTATGATGTTGTAATCACAACTTTTAGACGCTTAAGTGCAGAATGGAATCCCCGGAAGAAAAGCCCAATGATCCAAGTGCATTGGCTTAGGGTCATACTAGATGAAGGACACACTCTTGGTTCTAGTGTCAGTTTGACAAATAAATTTCAGATGGCTGTTTCTCTGATAGCTTGTAATCGTTGGCTATTGACAGGAACACCAACCCCCAACACGCCAAATAGCCAGCTTTCACATCTCCAACCTCTTTTAAAGTTTCTTCATGAGGAAGTATATGgagaaaatttaaagttttgggAAGCTGGCATCCTTAGACCATTTGAAGCAGAAATAGAGGAGGGTCGTTTGCGTTTACTACAGCTGCTTCAGAGATGCATGATAAGTTCCAGAAAGAAAGATCTGCAGATGATTCCTCCATGCATCAAGAAGTTGACATATCTTAATTTCGTTCCAGGGCATGCAAGAAGCTACAATGAACTAGTGGAAACAGTTAGGCGTAATATCTTATTAGCTGATTGGAATGATCCATCTCATGTAGAAAGTCTGCTTAACTCTAAACAGTGGAAATTTCGAAGCAATACCATCAGAAATGTTAGACTATCTTGCTGTGTGGCTGGGCATATTAAAATGACTGACGCTGGTCATGATATTAAAGAGACAATGGATGCTTTACTTAACAGTGGTCTGGAACTTTCGACAGAGGAGTTTTCTATTATTGAAAATAGCCTTATTAGTGGCTGTAACTGTAAAAG ATGTGGGGAATGGTGCCGACTTCCTGTAATAACTCCATGTAGACACCTACTGTGCCTTGATTGTGTTGCTCTTGATAGCGAAAGGTGTACTATTCCTGGTTGTGGACACTTATATGAGATGCAAACTCCTGAAACGTTGGCTCGACCAGAGAATCCAAATCCGAAGTGGCCTGTGCCAAAGGATCTTATTGAGTTACAGCCTTCATATAATCAG GATACCTGGAACCCTGACTGGCAATCTACGTCCAGCAGTAAAGTCAGTTATCTCGTAGACAGGCTGAGGAAGTTACAGGAGAGTAATAGAAAAAGCATTTCGTCTTTCAACAAAACTGACAGTGACAACAACCTGGAATACAATCCCCCTGGTACCTCGGAAGCCTTTTCGCGGAAAGAATTCCATGGACAGGATTGTGGATCTCAGATGGTATTTGTTGATAAAGTGTTGATTTTCTCTCAATTTCTTGAGCATATTCACGTGATTGAACAACAG TTGACAACTGCTGGCATCAAGTTTGGTAAAATGTACAGTCCAATGCCTTCGTGTAATAAG ATGAAATCTCTGGCAATGTTCCAGAACGATGCTGACTGCATGGCACTTTTGATGGATGGAAGTGCTGCCCTTGGTCTTGATTTGAGCTTTGTAACACATGTATTCCTGATGGAACCAATATGGGATAAAAG CATGGAAGAGCAAGTCATCAGTCGTGCTCATCGGATGGGTGCAAAGCGCCCTATTTATGTAGAAACCTTAACCATGCGTGGCACGATTGAAGAACAAATGATGAGATTCCTAGAG GATGCAGAAAAGAATGATAGATTATTGAGTGGAGATTACGTAAAAGCGGAGCAGGAGACAACACGGAGCCGCCGAACGCTACATGACTTGGCAGAAAGCAATTACCTATCTCATCTTAACTTTGTTCGATCCGATGGCAAAATGGAATTCGCAGCTTCGCAGCTTGCAGGTTTAAAAGATCACCAATTAGCTTAA